Proteins found in one Paenibacillus borealis genomic segment:
- a CDS encoding sugar kinase, with amino-acid sequence MSSPVSENKIILIKRKTRLEELVVRYNTIQQAQFYIERLGADFSDYLSEDFTYRKAVEAAVTELSAAGRLQLLDRQHVPNFIFGERDTVVVLGQDGLVANTLKYLREQPLIGVNPDPQRWDGVLLPFTVKDLRQLVPEVLRSQRQVREVTLARAELNDGQSLYGVNDLFIGRRTHVSARYQLELNGTLEQQSSSGIIVSTGMGSTGWLKSVLAGAAGIVSQAAQWQAANLVTASAGPEAHASANVGRQHESGAALKLAWDHPDLYFTVREPFPSRTTSADLVFGRISSSMPLRITSQMPEDGVIFSDGVESDYLEFNSGVEATIGLAEKRGRLVI; translated from the coding sequence ATGAGCAGCCCGGTATCCGAGAACAAGATTATTCTGATCAAGCGTAAGACGCGCCTGGAAGAACTGGTAGTCCGCTACAATACGATCCAGCAGGCCCAGTTCTATATTGAACGGCTGGGGGCCGATTTCAGCGATTATTTGAGCGAGGACTTCACTTACCGCAAGGCGGTAGAGGCTGCTGTAACCGAGCTGAGCGCGGCAGGCCGGCTGCAGCTTCTGGACCGGCAGCATGTGCCTAATTTTATATTTGGAGAGCGGGATACAGTAGTTGTGCTGGGGCAGGACGGTCTGGTTGCCAATACGCTGAAATACCTGCGGGAGCAGCCGCTGATCGGTGTGAATCCGGACCCGCAGCGCTGGGATGGTGTCCTGCTGCCCTTCACGGTTAAGGACCTGCGGCAGCTGGTGCCGGAGGTGCTGCGCAGCCAGCGGCAGGTGCGCGAGGTTACACTTGCCCGGGCAGAGCTGAACGACGGCCAGAGCCTGTACGGTGTCAACGATCTGTTCATCGGCCGCCGGACCCATGTCTCGGCCCGGTATCAGCTTGAACTGAACGGTACGCTGGAGCAGCAATCCTCCAGCGGTATCATCGTTTCCACCGGCATGGGCTCCACCGGCTGGCTCAAAAGCGTCCTCGCCGGAGCAGCGGGAATTGTCAGCCAGGCGGCGCAATGGCAGGCAGCGAATCTGGTGACAGCATCGGCGGGCCCGGAAGCACACGCGTCTGCGAATGTGGGCAGACAGCATGAGAGCGGCGCGGCGCTCAAGCTGGCCTGGGATCATCCGGATCTGTACTTTACGGTGCGGGAGCCTTTTCCCAGCCGGACGACTTCGGCCGATCTGGTATTCGGCAGGATCAGCAGCAGTATGCCGCTGCGCATTACCTCGCAGATGCCGGAGGACGGGGTGATCTTCAGTGACGGAGTCGAGAGCGATTATCTGGAATTCAACTCCGGCGTGGAGGCAACCATTGGCCTAGCGGAAAAGAGGGGCCGGCTGGTAATCTAA